One window of Flavobacteriales bacterium genomic DNA carries:
- a CDS encoding thioredoxin family protein, with protein sequence MLLKILALTAFTGIAFTATDLPDLTIGTAAPAMDVKLKDVIGGERSLKDIAGENGLLVIFSCNTCPFVIGSEGSEGWQDRYGALAKGCAAKKIGFALVNSNDAKRDDGDSYTDMQHQYKEHNYGGSYLLDQGHALADAFGARTTPHVFLFDKDMKLVYKGAIDDNVKSADGVKEPWLRNAITAVVEGRAPEPATTRNIGCSVKRE encoded by the coding sequence ATGCTCTTGAAGATCCTCGCCCTCACCGCTTTCACCGGCATAGCGTTCACCGCTACTGATCTGCCCGACCTTACCATCGGCACCGCCGCACCCGCTATGGACGTGAAGTTGAAGGACGTGATCGGCGGTGAGCGCAGCCTGAAGGACATCGCCGGGGAGAACGGCCTGCTGGTGATCTTCAGTTGCAATACCTGTCCCTTCGTCATCGGCAGCGAGGGCAGCGAAGGCTGGCAGGACCGCTATGGCGCCCTGGCCAAAGGATGCGCCGCGAAGAAGATCGGCTTCGCGCTGGTGAACAGCAACGACGCCAAGCGCGACGACGGTGACAGCTACACCGACATGCAGCACCAATACAAAGAGCACAACTATGGTGGTAGCTACCTGCTGGACCAAGGCCATGCGCTGGCCGATGCCTTCGGTGCCCGCACCACGCCCCATGTCTTCCTCTTCGACAAGGACATGAAGCTGGTCTACAAAGGCGCGATCGACGATAACGTGAAAAGTGCCGACGGCGTGAAAGAGCCGTGGCTGCGGAACGCCATCACCGCCGTAGTGGAAGGGCGCGCACCGGAACCGGCCACCACGCGCAACATCGGGTGCAGCGTGAAGCGGGAGTGA
- a CDS encoding T9SS type A sorting domain-containing protein, producing MRHTLFLSSFFLSACFVQAQQITNVTIAPSPLHACERATYHVMGTGAPGLSFTFVQTSNTANSVTLVATVSAGNGSSSFNQPIGPIGPYNEGTYALTVSLKFGTVITDTWTGNFTVLPADPPNVGNYTEIAVCPNDAPFPLLSRLGGSPDPGGLWLNPVLQPVPNGMFVPGTSIAGDYQYYFDIPAPCIAEYQSLYITYNPNTSAGVNASVTLCTAPGAPPVNLFTQLGGTPNPGGTWTGPNTTGIFIPGTSQPGQYVYHVTGTPPCSNPSATVTVVGAPPSNPGVGSPAVFCFDETAANLSNYVTGEDITGIWYEPNGAGITFFDQPVDVSTFGAGVYRYVVETPPCPADTAYVAVTLNGPPCTLGISGGSSTGDLMRLAPNPATDKVVVVIERMHPGKEQFIELSDVNGKIVLRRALNGTGTSVREVLDLTPLAPGAYTVKLVGSKSVPTQRLMVR from the coding sequence ATGCGGCACACCCTGTTCCTTTCCTCCTTCTTCCTCTCGGCCTGCTTTGTTCAGGCCCAGCAGATCACCAATGTGACCATTGCCCCCTCGCCGCTGCATGCTTGCGAGCGGGCCACTTACCATGTGATGGGCACAGGTGCGCCGGGCCTGAGCTTCACATTCGTCCAAACCTCCAACACGGCCAACAGCGTTACTCTGGTCGCCACTGTCAGTGCCGGCAATGGATCCTCTTCCTTCAACCAGCCCATCGGGCCCATCGGGCCGTACAACGAGGGAACCTATGCCTTGACCGTCAGCTTGAAGTTCGGCACTGTGATCACGGACACTTGGACGGGCAACTTTACGGTCCTTCCGGCCGATCCACCCAATGTGGGCAATTATACCGAGATCGCGGTATGCCCGAATGACGCACCCTTCCCACTTCTCTCCCGTCTGGGCGGATCGCCCGACCCCGGAGGTCTGTGGCTCAACCCCGTGCTCCAACCCGTGCCCAACGGCATGTTCGTGCCGGGCACGAGCATCGCGGGGGACTATCAGTACTACTTCGACATTCCCGCGCCGTGCATTGCGGAATACCAATCCCTTTATATCACGTACAACCCCAACACGTCGGCCGGTGTGAACGCCAGCGTTACCCTTTGCACCGCCCCCGGGGCCCCGCCAGTGAACCTGTTCACACAGCTGGGCGGCACCCCGAACCCCGGTGGAACATGGACCGGACCGAATACCACCGGCATCTTCATCCCGGGCACGAGCCAACCGGGTCAATACGTGTACCATGTCACCGGGACCCCGCCTTGTTCCAACCCGTCCGCGACCGTGACCGTGGTCGGTGCTCCTCCGTCCAACCCCGGCGTCGGAAGCCCTGCTGTCTTTTGCTTTGACGAAACGGCCGCCAACCTCAGCAACTACGTCACCGGCGAGGATATAACAGGCATTTGGTATGAACCGAACGGAGCAGGGATCACTTTTTTTGACCAGCCGGTCGATGTCTCCACGTTCGGTGCAGGCGTCTACCGCTACGTGGTCGAAACACCCCCCTGCCCTGCGGACACCGCCTATGTCGCCGTCACCCTGAACGGCCCTCCCTGTACCTTGGGGATCTCCGGCGGATCAAGCACCGGCGACCTCATGCGCCTTGCCCCGAACCCGGCCACGGACAAGGTGGTGGTGGTGATCGAGCGCATGCATCCCGGCAAGGAGCAGTTCATCGAACTTTCCGATGTGAACGGGAAGATCGTGCTGCGTCGGGCATTGAACGGGACCGGCACGTCCGTTCGCGAGGTGCTGGACCTCACCCCCTTGGCCCCTGGCGCCTATACCGTGAAGCTCGTCGGCAGCAAGAGCGTTCCGACGCAGCGGTTGATGGTGCGTTGA
- a CDS encoding cation transporter, whose amino-acid sequence MPNEHAHDHGHAGHSHASGASNLRLAFFFNLAFTLIEIAGGLWTNSLAVLSDAFHDMGDVLVLGAAWYLSHLAVRGRDGKYSYGYGRYGMLGGWLTSLVLAIGALVLMGFTLSKINDVHAPHANGMILLAVFGLAMNGFAAWKLHGGSSLNERGAFLHLMEDVLGWAAVLVGAIIIRFTGLGIVDPLLSIAINLYVLYNAVGTLRKGTGILMQRLPEGFDENAVTEALRALPHVVGSHDQHAWTLDGEYIVLTVHLEVDTLDATERSTVTNSARRILKGRGVHHATIELELPQDECALQHH is encoded by the coding sequence ATGCCCAACGAACACGCGCATGACCACGGGCACGCCGGGCATAGTCATGCCAGCGGCGCCAGCAATCTGCGCTTGGCGTTCTTCTTCAACCTGGCCTTCACGCTCATTGAGATCGCTGGCGGGCTATGGACCAACAGCCTGGCCGTGCTCAGCGATGCGTTCCACGACATGGGCGATGTGCTGGTGCTCGGCGCTGCGTGGTACCTGAGCCATCTGGCCGTTCGCGGCCGCGACGGGAAATACAGCTACGGTTATGGTCGCTACGGCATGCTCGGCGGCTGGCTAACCTCACTGGTGCTGGCCATCGGTGCGTTGGTGCTCATGGGCTTCACGCTCTCGAAGATCAACGATGTGCATGCCCCGCATGCCAACGGGATGATCCTGTTGGCCGTGTTCGGGCTGGCGATGAACGGCTTCGCGGCGTGGAAACTGCACGGCGGATCTTCACTGAACGAGCGCGGAGCCTTCCTGCACCTGATGGAGGACGTGCTGGGCTGGGCCGCGGTATTGGTGGGCGCGATCATCATCCGGTTCACCGGGCTGGGCATCGTGGACCCGCTGCTCTCCATCGCCATCAACCTGTACGTGCTGTACAATGCTGTGGGAACGTTGCGCAAGGGCACGGGTATTTTGATGCAACGACTGCCGGAGGGCTTCGATGAAAATGCCGTCACCGAAGCTTTGCGCGCCCTGCCTCATGTGGTGGGCTCCCACGATCAGCATGCATGGACGCTCGATGGCGAATACATCGTGCTCACCGTACACCTCGAGGTGGACACCCTCGATGCCACAGAACGGTCTACGGTGACGAACTCGGCCCGACGGATTCTGAAGGGGAGGGGCGTGCATCACGCCACGATCGAGCTGGAGCTGCCACAGGATGAATGCGCCCTGCAACACCACTGA
- a CDS encoding DNA cytosine methyltransferase — protein MKAIDLFSGAGGLTLGLKNAGWDVVGAIEFDKYALEKALKRVAA, from the coding sequence ATGAAAGCCATAGACCTGTTTTCCGGTGCCGGTGGTCTCACCCTCGGATTAAAAAATGCCGGATGGGACGTGGTAGGGGCCATTGAGTTCGACAAGTACGCGTTGGAGAAGGCACTGAAGCGGGTGGCGGCATGA
- a CDS encoding transposase: protein MTEREAARALGLDCTLTPALSTFYNYAALLGLKRKRLKGLVKRQGIRATTPNEYLHVDTTFWGLDHDLKAAIVLVSDNFSKAILGWNIALGKHAVNVVEALRQAITTIHQYHPGQVNANLVADAGGENHADCVEALLDATKDPLITKLIAQRDIRFSNSPIEAINKILKQYLRHYNPRTLPALKKVLIQFVQDYNSVRPHGTLKGLTPMEAYVHPELKPNFRKPVQEVRGIRLEENRKGNCGGCMNQ from the coding sequence GTGACCGAGCGGGAAGCGGCACGAGCGCTGGGTTTGGACTGCACCCTAACCCCGGCCCTCAGCACCTTCTACAACTACGCCGCGCTGCTCGGCCTAAAGCGCAAGCGACTTAAAGGGCTGGTAAAGAGGCAGGGTATCCGGGCCACGACCCCTAATGAATACCTGCATGTGGATACCACCTTCTGGGGTTTGGACCATGACCTGAAGGCCGCGATCGTGCTGGTGAGTGATAACTTCTCAAAAGCCATTTTGGGGTGGAACATCGCACTCGGCAAGCACGCCGTCAATGTGGTGGAAGCGCTGCGCCAGGCCATCACTACCATTCACCAATACCATCCTGGGCAGGTGAACGCCAACCTTGTCGCCGACGCAGGTGGTGAAAACCATGCGGACTGTGTTGAGGCACTCCTGGATGCTACCAAGGATCCGCTCATCACCAAGTTGATCGCGCAGCGGGACATTCGCTTTTCCAACTCCCCCATCGAGGCCATCAACAAGATCCTCAAGCAATATCTGCGGCATTACAACCCGCGCACACTCCCCGCCTTAAAGAAGGTGCTCATCCAGTTCGTGCAGGATTATAATTCCGTAAGGCCGCATGGCACGCTCAAAGGCCTGACCCCGATGGAGGCGTACGTACACCCGGAGCTGAAACCCAATTTCCGAAAACCGGTCCAAGAGGTGAGGGGGATCCGATTGGAAGAGAATAGGAAAGGGAATTGTGGCGGTTGCATGAACCAATAG
- the purD gene encoding phosphoribosylamine--glycine ligase, translating into MNVLLIGGGGREHALAWKLAQSSMLDELYVAPGNPGTVRHGRNVKLDLKDQRAVRQLIIDKRIRMVVVGPEGPLVDGLHDRIAADPQLKGLVTVIGPKAAGAQLEGSKEFAKEFMFRHNIPTAAFRAFGKDQLAEAITHIGRMEAPYVIKADGLAQGKGVVICADRKEAEATLNAMLGGDSFGAAAERVLIEQHLTGVEVSAFLITDGEAFKMLPVAKDYKRIGDGDTGPNTGGMGAVSPVPFADKEFMGKVNDRIAVPTIRGLRSEGIPYQGFLFIGLMNVGGEPYVIEYNVRLGDPEAQAILPRLRSDLMDLFEGIATGTLSERHVDVDDRTSTTVVLASEGYPGKVETGKPIVGLERVQAAHIFQSGTAMKGDELVTAGGRVLSVTAFGKDTEHAILNAYASASLIDFEGKTNRTDIGHDLLRATAGKGGGAKMAIK; encoded by the coding sequence ATGAACGTATTGTTGATCGGCGGCGGGGGCAGGGAACATGCCTTGGCCTGGAAACTGGCGCAGAGCTCCATGTTGGACGAGCTGTATGTGGCCCCGGGGAACCCCGGCACGGTGCGGCACGGGCGCAATGTGAAGCTGGACCTGAAGGACCAGCGCGCGGTGCGGCAGCTCATCATCGACAAGCGCATCCGCATGGTGGTGGTGGGCCCTGAAGGTCCGCTGGTGGACGGGCTGCACGACCGCATCGCGGCGGACCCGCAGCTCAAGGGCTTAGTGACGGTGATCGGCCCGAAGGCTGCCGGTGCGCAACTGGAGGGAAGCAAGGAATTCGCCAAGGAGTTCATGTTCCGGCACAACATCCCCACGGCGGCGTTCCGCGCCTTCGGTAAGGACCAGTTGGCCGAGGCGATCACACACATCGGCCGCATGGAGGCACCGTACGTGATCAAGGCGGACGGGCTAGCGCAAGGCAAGGGCGTGGTGATCTGCGCGGACCGCAAGGAGGCCGAAGCGACGCTGAACGCGATGCTCGGCGGTGACAGCTTCGGTGCCGCCGCGGAACGCGTGCTGATCGAACAGCACCTCACGGGCGTAGAGGTATCGGCTTTCCTCATCACCGATGGCGAGGCCTTCAAGATGCTTCCCGTGGCCAAGGACTACAAGCGCATCGGCGACGGCGACACCGGGCCGAACACCGGCGGCATGGGCGCGGTCTCACCCGTTCCTTTCGCGGACAAAGAATTCATGGGCAAGGTCAATGACCGCATCGCGGTGCCCACCATCCGCGGCCTGCGCAGCGAGGGTATTCCCTACCAGGGCTTTCTCTTCATCGGGCTGATGAACGTGGGCGGCGAGCCTTACGTGATCGAATACAACGTGCGCCTCGGCGATCCGGAGGCGCAAGCCATTCTGCCGCGCCTGCGCAGCGACCTGATGGACCTCTTCGAGGGCATCGCCACGGGCACCCTGAGCGAACGGCACGTGGACGTGGACGACCGCACGAGCACCACCGTGGTGCTGGCCTCGGAAGGTTATCCGGGAAAGGTGGAAACGGGAAAGCCCATCGTGGGGCTTGAAAGGGTGCAGGCCGCACACATCTTCCAATCCGGCACCGCCATGAAAGGGGATGAATTAGTGACCGCGGGCGGGCGGGTGCTCAGCGTGACGGCCTTCGGCAAGGACACCGAGCATGCCATACTCAACGCCTACGCCAGCGCCTCATTGATCGACTTCGAAGGAAAAACGAACCGCACCGACATCGGTCACGACCTCTTGCGCGCCACGGCGGGCAAGGGCGGCGGGGCCAAGATGGCGATCAAATGA
- a CDS encoding T9SS type A sorting domain-containing protein translates to MANLPTSILRPLLCAMAVGCMITASGQCTNTTAYGSAAAPTSTTPVTISTCSFQSEYSTITGIVAGTSYTVTSDCGGYITVRRVTYNGTFVANGNSPLTFTAPTAGTYYLHWNTNAACGTASNCCTTTIACTSCPPPPGQCTAVSIPSLPVTGQAVICHASDLLTSTNVGICGSGSTLYLGGNEALYSVTPTTTDNYVINYAGQSYSSIWVYSGACPAAGGMCQGSVSGTGTAQSLVVTMTAGVQYWIIFDTWPTPQSPCPGTFSITVSSVPPPVTASDCILAVPVCTNIDFQIDPNGFGNTNEIPPLGSYGNPDYGIFSFTPPYYNPWGTYNEGCLRNEELNSTWMVVNVLTGGSLAFTFGGLGTQTGFYDWAMYPYDASACGAVASNALAPVRCNWNGVSFGGTGLATTPPAGGDPSNFEPPLNVGANTQWLICFSNWSSVTTTVPLQFGGTAGVSCSPLPVELLSFEAKAIDRDVALEWVTASELNSSHFDVERSGDTGTWEKVDVVDAAGNSQMPIRYATTDHAPLPGLSYYRLRTVDLDGSFKFSPVVPVQLIQDALLCYPNPSNGAFMVSSVPDGAVIDVRDALGRLVAVDVLPGATGNTQVKLQSPTPGVYSVRVSYNAVVVTGKVLIAEQ, encoded by the coding sequence ATGGCAAACCTCCCGACATCCATCCTCCGCCCCCTGTTGTGCGCGATGGCCGTCGGATGCATGATCACAGCGAGTGGGCAGTGTACGAATACCACGGCATACGGCTCCGCCGCCGCCCCCACGAGCACTACCCCGGTCACCATCAGCACTTGCAGTTTCCAGTCGGAATACAGCACCATAACGGGCATCGTCGCGGGAACGTCATACACGGTCACCAGTGACTGCGGAGGCTACATCACCGTGCGACGAGTCACCTACAACGGGACGTTTGTCGCGAACGGTAATTCGCCATTGACCTTCACGGCACCGACGGCCGGCACCTATTACTTGCACTGGAACACCAACGCAGCTTGCGGAACGGCGAGCAACTGTTGCACTACGACGATCGCCTGTACTTCATGCCCCCCTCCTCCAGGACAGTGCACGGCGGTGAGCATCCCGAGCCTGCCCGTGACCGGACAGGCCGTTATCTGTCACGCTTCCGATCTGCTTACGAGCACGAACGTGGGGATCTGCGGCTCGGGCAGTACGCTCTATCTTGGAGGCAACGAAGCCCTGTACTCGGTGACGCCCACCACCACGGACAACTACGTGATCAATTACGCCGGACAGAGCTACAGTTCGATCTGGGTATACAGTGGTGCATGCCCTGCTGCCGGGGGAATGTGCCAGGGGTCGGTAAGTGGTACTGGCACCGCTCAGAGCCTCGTCGTAACAATGACGGCCGGGGTGCAGTATTGGATCATCTTCGATACGTGGCCCACACCTCAGAGCCCCTGCCCGGGTACGTTCAGCATCACCGTTTCCTCGGTACCCCCTCCGGTGACGGCCAGCGATTGCATTCTGGCAGTGCCCGTGTGCACGAACATCGATTTCCAGATCGACCCCAATGGCTTCGGAAACACCAATGAGATCCCTCCGCTCGGCTCCTATGGCAATCCCGACTATGGCATTTTCTCGTTCACGCCACCGTACTACAATCCCTGGGGCACTTATAACGAAGGCTGCTTGCGGAACGAGGAATTGAACAGTACGTGGATGGTGGTGAACGTGCTCACCGGCGGCTCGTTGGCCTTCACTTTCGGAGGCTTGGGCACACAAACAGGCTTCTACGACTGGGCCATGTACCCGTACGATGCCAGTGCGTGCGGTGCCGTTGCGTCCAATGCACTCGCGCCGGTACGCTGCAATTGGAACGGCGTTTCGTTCGGGGGGACCGGCTTGGCAACCACACCTCCCGCCGGGGGGGATCCGAGCAATTTCGAGCCACCCTTGAACGTAGGGGCCAATACACAATGGCTCATCTGCTTCAGCAATTGGAGTTCTGTGACCACTACGGTACCCCTGCAGTTCGGTGGCACTGCCGGGGTGAGTTGTTCTCCGTTGCCCGTGGAGCTCTTATCCTTCGAGGCCAAGGCCATCGACCGGGATGTGGCTTTGGAGTGGGTCACGGCGAGCGAGTTGAACAGTTCGCACTTCGATGTGGAACGCTCCGGCGATACGGGGACCTGGGAAAAAGTGGATGTGGTCGACGCGGCGGGGAACTCACAGATGCCGATCCGCTACGCCACTACGGACCATGCGCCGCTGCCGGGCTTGAGCTATTATCGGCTGCGGACCGTGGACTTGGACGGGAGCTTCAAGTTCTCGCCGGTGGTCCCGGTGCAATTGATCCAGGACGCATTGCTATGCTATCCGAACCCGAGCAATGGAGCGTTCATGGTATCGAGCGTTCCTGATGGCGCCGTGATCGATGTTCGGGATGCGCTGGGCAGGTTGGTCGCAGTGGATGTGCTGCCGGGGGCCACGGGCAATACACAGGTGAAGCTACAGTCCCCGACGCCAGGCGTGTACAGCGTGCGCGTGAGCTACAATGCTGTGGTCGTGACCGGCAAAGTGCTTATCGCCGAGCAATGA
- a CDS encoding transposase: MSRSYKFHDPEGTYFISFATVEWVDVFTRREYKDIIVDSLRHCQEKKGLLLYAWVIMSNHVHLIAAAAEGHALPDILRDLKKFTSSQILKAIADNNQESRKEWMLPIFAKAGAANSNNMHYQFWRQDDRPVQLISGEVITQKLNYLHDNPAVEGYVEQAEDYVYSSAPAIAGKPGLLKLEPY; the protein is encoded by the coding sequence ATGAGCCGTAGCTACAAGTTCCACGATCCCGAAGGAACCTACTTCATTTCCTTCGCCACCGTCGAGTGGGTGGACGTGTTCACTCGGCGCGAATACAAGGACATCATTGTGGACAGCCTGAGACATTGCCAGGAGAAGAAAGGCCTGCTGTTGTACGCCTGGGTGATCATGAGCAACCATGTGCATTTGATCGCGGCGGCGGCAGAAGGCCATGCCTTGCCGGACATCCTGCGGGACCTCAAGAAATTCACATCCTCGCAGATCTTAAAGGCCATTGCAGATAACAACCAAGAGAGCCGCAAGGAATGGATGCTGCCGATCTTTGCCAAGGCCGGCGCGGCCAACTCGAACAACATGCATTACCAGTTTTGGCGACAAGACGATCGACCCGTACAGTTGATCTCTGGGGAGGTGATCACGCAGAAGTTGAATTACTTGCACGATAACCCGGCGGTGGAGGGTTATGTGGAACAGGCGGAGGATTACGTTTACAGCTCAGCACCGGCCATTGCAGGAAAGCCGGGTCTGCTTAAATTGGAGCCGTATTAA
- the purQ gene encoding phosphoribosylformylglycinamidine synthase subunit PurQ, translating to MKFGVVTFPGSNCDEDMAQAVESLTQRPVERLWHKEHDLRGCDMVLLPGGFSYGDYLRSGAIARFSPIMQEVAQHAKRGGLVFGVCNGFQVLCEAGLLPGALLHNEGRKFVCRNTWIRPATFNTPLTAGLKSKPLLIPIAHGEGRYHADGETLKALNEEDRVLFHYCDAEGWLKEESNPNGSVENIAGVCNEGRNVFGMMPHPERAADERLGNTAGRQLFESLLQAAMA from the coding sequence ATGAAATTCGGCGTCGTCACCTTCCCCGGTTCCAATTGTGATGAGGACATGGCCCAAGCCGTGGAATCCTTGACGCAACGCCCCGTGGAGCGCCTCTGGCACAAGGAGCACGATCTGCGCGGTTGCGACATGGTGCTGCTTCCGGGCGGATTTTCCTATGGCGACTATCTGCGCAGCGGCGCGATCGCGCGCTTCTCGCCCATCATGCAGGAGGTCGCCCAGCACGCGAAAAGGGGCGGGCTGGTCTTCGGCGTCTGCAACGGCTTCCAAGTGCTCTGCGAGGCCGGATTGTTGCCCGGCGCACTGCTCCACAACGAAGGCCGCAAGTTCGTGTGCCGCAACACCTGGATCCGCCCGGCGACGTTCAACACGCCATTGACCGCAGGCCTCAAGTCCAAGCCCTTGTTGATCCCCATCGCACATGGTGAAGGCCGCTACCATGCGGACGGTGAAACATTGAAAGCACTGAACGAAGAGGACCGCGTGCTCTTCCACTACTGCGATGCCGAAGGCTGGCTGAAAGAGGAATCCAACCCCAACGGGAGCGTGGAGAACATCGCCGGCGTGTGCAACGAAGGGCGCAACGTCTTCGGCATGATGCCCCATCCGGAGCGCGCGGCGGACGAACGCTTAGGCAACACGGCGGGCAGGCAGCTATTCGAGTCCTTGCTGCAGGCCGCCATGGCGTGA
- a CDS encoding CotH kinase family protein — translation MRHWTCTLFLLLATWLQGQVRINEVQCTRSPNSDGSGAAGDWVELYNAGSKTVDLGGYRLVLNGLTQRLKPDLFVAPKGVCILWCDRASDLGADHVDLRLSRNGGTLLLIAPNGSTVLDLFQWSALPPGVSIGRRTNGAPTWGYFRNPTPGFSNGGSVAVSRVLKQPVISEHAGTLRITSEDPSTALHNTEDGSLPGPGSTRYNGPVHFPRGTVVHARSFAADALPSPCAVITMGLPDTAWALVVAPKDLVGPLGIADVLSGNHARKGPEWQRQAWSQQGGDSKPVGIAIAGSGSRSLPKRNFKLMVRDRFSGEGPLVLPDGTAWKDVVLRADGSPNAFLRNLFMEETARRSGSWVDVQPSFPIPLYLNGRYDGLYRAMPAKGKEWVRSLNAGEDVDVIEGPGALAVSGRNKHYLRMLKALTDGQNSDSLARILDLGSLVEMACFDLWTGRADHDLNVRCWRPRSRGGRWRWVMFDMDQWAPVDDRTVLRMCSASAPETPFLPQLLTGPNTRDRLLARFSALAATTLSADRAKLLADSLYLRYRDAMEQDHTRWKNEMVQPAPEVSYADLLTHIAGRNTALFEQLSRYTGLAQRSIAVRVEPAGAGTVELEDLMLTVSQCEFSVFAGVPLHFSAMAMPGMEFAGWKGKEGEGQELVVAPLRNLRITAMFRPVGVSRHGGLQQGLE, via the coding sequence ATGCGCCATTGGACCTGCACGCTGTTCCTGCTCTTGGCCACATGGCTCCAAGGGCAAGTGCGGATCAATGAAGTGCAATGTACCCGGTCGCCGAACAGCGATGGGAGCGGCGCGGCAGGGGATTGGGTTGAACTGTACAACGCCGGGTCCAAGACCGTGGACCTCGGTGGGTACCGGCTCGTGCTTAACGGGCTCACGCAGCGTTTGAAACCGGACCTGTTTGTCGCTCCGAAGGGAGTTTGTATTCTTTGGTGTGACCGTGCTTCGGACCTGGGCGCGGACCATGTTGACCTGCGGCTTTCCCGCAACGGCGGCACCTTGCTCTTGATCGCGCCCAACGGCTCCACCGTGCTGGATCTGTTCCAGTGGTCCGCATTGCCACCGGGCGTTTCCATCGGAAGGAGGACGAACGGGGCTCCCACTTGGGGTTATTTCCGAAACCCCACCCCGGGCTTTTCCAATGGCGGCTCCGTCGCGGTTTCACGCGTGCTGAAGCAGCCTGTGATCAGCGAGCATGCCGGCACGTTGCGGATCACTTCCGAAGACCCGTCCACCGCCCTTCACAACACCGAGGATGGCAGTCTTCCGGGTCCGGGTTCCACGCGGTACAATGGCCCTGTACATTTTCCCAGAGGTACCGTGGTGCATGCGCGGTCGTTCGCCGCGGATGCTTTGCCAAGTCCTTGCGCCGTGATCACCATGGGATTGCCGGACACAGCTTGGGCGCTGGTGGTGGCACCCAAAGACCTCGTCGGCCCGCTCGGCATTGCCGATGTGCTTTCCGGGAATCATGCACGCAAGGGCCCGGAATGGCAGCGCCAAGCCTGGTCGCAGCAAGGGGGGGACAGCAAGCCCGTAGGGATCGCCATCGCTGGCAGTGGTTCCCGCAGCTTGCCCAAGCGGAATTTCAAATTGATGGTGCGGGACCGGTTCTCCGGCGAAGGCCCGTTGGTCTTGCCGGACGGAACGGCGTGGAAGGATGTGGTCTTGCGCGCCGATGGCTCCCCCAATGCCTTCCTGCGAAATCTGTTCATGGAGGAAACGGCCAGACGGAGCGGCTCATGGGTGGATGTTCAGCCCAGTTTCCCCATACCGCTCTACCTCAATGGACGATACGATGGCCTTTACCGCGCGATGCCCGCCAAGGGAAAGGAATGGGTGCGCAGCTTGAACGCCGGGGAGGACGTGGATGTCATCGAAGGGCCTGGCGCGCTTGCCGTGAGCGGCCGGAACAAGCACTACTTGCGGATGCTAAAGGCCCTCACGGACGGCCAAAATAGCGACAGCCTGGCCCGTATCCTGGACTTGGGGAGCTTGGTGGAGATGGCCTGCTTCGACCTTTGGACGGGCCGTGCGGACCATGACCTCAATGTGCGCTGCTGGCGTCCCCGTTCACGTGGCGGACGCTGGCGCTGGGTGATGTTCGACATGGACCAATGGGCGCCTGTGGACGACCGGACCGTGTTGCGTATGTGCAGTGCGAGCGCTCCGGAGACCCCTTTCCTGCCGCAGTTACTTACGGGACCAAACACCCGGGACCGGTTGTTGGCACGCTTTTCCGCATTGGCGGCCACCACCTTGAGCGCGGACCGTGCCAAACTCTTGGCCGATTCTCTCTATCTACGCTACCGTGATGCCATGGAGCAGGATCACACCCGGTGGAAGAACGAAATGGTACAGCCCGCGCCGGAGGTCTCCTACGCCGACCTGCTCACGCACATCGCAGGAAGGAACACGGCACTCTTCGAGCAGTTGTCGCGTTACACCGGGCTTGCGCAACGCTCGATCGCGGTGCGCGTGGAGCCGGCCGGGGCCGGAACGGTCGAGTTGGAGGACCTGATGCTAACGGTATCGCAGTGCGAATTTTCCGTATTTGCCGGTGTGCCGCTCCACTTCAGCGCTATGGCCATGCCCGGGATGGAATTCGCCGGTTGGAAAGGTAAGGAAGGCGAGGGGCAAGAGTTGGTAGTGGCGCCACTACGGAACCTGCGCATCACGGCGATGTTCCGTCCAGTAGGCGTATCACGCCATGGCGGCCTGCAGCAAGGACTCGAATAG